The genomic DNA AAGGCCCATAATGGACCACGGACGAATGTGTCCAACCATTCTTTTTTATAAAATGGAGCAATAGGGGTTACATAAGAAGTTCCCACGTTCGTTACCCCACTGAGGTGAATTATTAAAAAAGCAATTCCAACAACAATCCCGAAATTACCCCATAGACCAGCTAAGAGGATGAATCCAAATCGTATTAAACGGATAGAAGCACTCATGATATAGCTTGGAATTACAAATGATGCGATGGCAGATATTGCAACTGCAATAATTAAAATATTGGAAGTGAAGCCAGCATCCACTGCTGCCTGCCCAATAACAATCCCACCAACGATACCGATTGTTTGTCCAATCTTCGTCGGCAGTCTTGCACCTGCCTCCCTTAATAACTCAATTGTGACTTCTAAGAGAAGAGCTTCATAAATAGGAGGAAAAGGAACTCTACTCCGGGATTCAGCTAATGAAATTAATAAAGTATCAGGAATGATTTCATAATGATAGGTAGTTGCAGATACATATAATGCTGTAAATAGTATAGTGATAATAAATGCAAAAAAACGTAATAACCGAATAAAAGAACCTAGCCACCATCTTTGATAGTAATCATCAGGTGAAGCAAAAAATTCAAAAAAGCTTGTTGGTGCAATAAAGACCGATGGACTACCATCTACAATTCCAACTATACGGCCTGAAACTAATTTAGATGCAATCGTATCAGGTCTTTCTGTCGTTAGATATTGGGGGAAAATCGAGTTAGGATTCTCATCAATCATCTGAACAAACATATTTGTATCATGTATAGCATCCAGTTCAACCGATTTTATTCTCCCGATAACCTGATGAATTAAATCTGGATTAGCTACATCTTTTATATAGAGTAGATACACATCTGTTTTCGCAATCTCTCCAACTGAAAACTTTAGGACTTTCAGGTGTGAACTTTTTACTCTTCTACGTACGATTGAAAGGTTTGTCCCGATGCCCTCAACAAACGCATCATGTGGTCCAGTAATAACGGTTTCAGTTTCAGATTGAACAATGGCTCTTTCCTTAGGACCATAAATGTCTATGATGTAAGCATTCTTGTTCAAAAAAAGTAATGCTTTTCCATCTAAAATCTCGGATATGGCTTTTTTAGACTCAGCAACGGGTGTATATTGCCTCTCTGTTAACATTGTTTGAAGTTGGTCTAATGAAAATGTTGAGCATGGCATTAAAACAGACTGTTTTAGTTTTTTATAATCAACTAAATGATCAAAATAAAATACATGAACTTGATTGTGAGGGTAGGTTCTGTGCACTAAGTCGCCACAATCCTGAAATTCATTAATAATGTGATCAACTGTTGGATACATTGTTTCCTTAGGACTAATCGCTACGTTTTCCGTTGTCCTGCTATTTCCTTCGTCAGTACTTTGTTCATCTGGAAACTCTCTCATATATGCACCCCCTTATGTTTAGCATTCTTTAGAAGGTGGTAAGTTATTCCTCTTTAAATAACTAAAGTTTATAATTCGCTTTAAATAATTTAAGACTCTACTGTTACTTTAGAAAAATGGTACAATATCTCCATATATAAAAGGGGGAGCTACTATGAATTTAAAAGAAGGTATGATTGAAGTAACAGGTGGAAAGGTATTTTATCAACTTCATGACAACGGTACCGAGAATACACCTGTAATTGTTTTACATGGTGGTCCAGGTTCTTCGCATTACTCTTTACAAGGGTTAAGAATTCTAGCAGAAGACCGACCTGTCATTTTTTATGATCAATTAGGATGTGGAAAATCTGATCGTCCAACAGATACTTCATTATGGACGCTAGACCGCTTTGTTGAGGAATTAAGTCAAATCCGTAACGCATTAAATCTTGAAGAATTTCATATATTAGGACATTCTTGGGGGACAACCTTAGCTGCAGCTTATTATTTACAAAAGCCTGAGGGTGTAAAGAGCATAATTTTCTCTAGTCCATGTCTAAGTGCACCATTATGGGCAGAAGACCAAGAAAAAAACCGAAAGCTATTACCGCAAGAAGTTCAAGAAATATTAACTAGATGTGAAGAAAATGGAACAACAGATTCAGAAGAGTATAAGGAAGCTACGAAAGTTTTTAATCAACACTTCGTATGCAGACTTGACCCATTCCCAGAGTTTCTAAAACAAGGTGCACATTTTAAAAATCCTGAAGTGTATAACATCATGTGGGGTCCTTCTGAATTTCATGTAACAGGGAACTTAAAAGACTTTGATTGCACAGGAGAGTTAAACAACATCGCTGTTCCAACTCTATATACATGTGGCCGATATGATGAAGCAACACCTAAATCTACGGAGTATTTTAGTTCTCTAACGCGAAATGGGAAGTTTCATGTTTTTGAACAAAGTGCACATATGCCGTATATCGAAGAACGTGAAGAGTATGTAAGAGTGATAGGCGGCTTTTTAAAGAATGTGGATTAATGTAAAAGGTTCTTCATTAGACTATATTCCTCTTTCTAGAGAGAGGGATGTGGTCTGAGAGACCTCTTTCACCATTTCGTCACATCTTTAATGCAGTGAAACCCCAATAATAAAACAACCAATTGTTAGATACTTTCTTTAGAGCAAAATAAAATGAAAGAAAATAGTTAAATATTTTTATTGAAAACGATTTCTACCTATAGTAGAATCCAAAGTAAGAGATATCCGAAACGTTTTGGAGGAGTTTCACAATGACAACAATTAAAGATATTGCAAAGGCTGCTGGAGTCTCCGTGACAACTGTTTCAAGAGCCCTAAACGGATATTCTGATGTAAATGAAAAAACAAGGCAGAAAATTATTGAGATATCAAAAGAATTAAAGTACAGTCCCAATACGTTGGCAAGAAGCCTTGTAATGAATAAGTCCAAAACAATTGGTTTACTTATTTCGGGCCTTAACCGAGGCAGTATAAAAGATAACTTTACATTCGAGGTTTTAGTAGGCTTAAATCAATATGTGGGTGAAACAGACTATGACCTTGTCATTTTTAGTACAACATCTTCAAAGCAACGTGAAAAGACTTATTCTGAACTATGTCGCGAACGAAGGGTAGACGGTGTTATAATTTCTGGAATTCGTACCGATGATCCTTATTTGAGGGAAGTTGTTGATAGCGAAATCCCTTGTGTCTTAATAGATATTCCGATACAGTCTGATTCCGTTGGCTATGTTACAACTGATAATGTCCAAGGAGTTAAAAAGGGAGTACAGCATTTAATTGAACTAGGTCACCGAAATATTGCGATGGTCAATGGACATGAGTACGCTTTTGTAAGCAGGCAAAGACTTGAAGGTTATTACCAAGCAATTGAGGGTGCTGGAATACCAATAAACCCTAAATGGGTCACCAATGGTGACTTTGAAGAAAAGAAAGCCGAAGAACAGGCACTTGAACTATTATCAACTTACCCTGAGATTTCAGCCATATTGTGTGCAAGTGATTT from Cytobacillus luteolus includes the following:
- a CDS encoding spore germination protein gives rise to the protein MREFPDEQSTDEGNSRTTENVAISPKETMYPTVDHIINEFQDCGDLVHRTYPHNQVHVFYFDHLVDYKKLKQSVLMPCSTFSLDQLQTMLTERQYTPVAESKKAISEILDGKALLFLNKNAYIIDIYGPKERAIVQSETETVITGPHDAFVEGIGTNLSIVRRRVKSSHLKVLKFSVGEIAKTDVYLLYIKDVANPDLIHQVIGRIKSVELDAIHDTNMFVQMIDENPNSIFPQYLTTERPDTIASKLVSGRIVGIVDGSPSVFIAPTSFFEFFASPDDYYQRWWLGSFIRLLRFFAFIITILFTALYVSATTYHYEIIPDTLLISLAESRSRVPFPPIYEALLLEVTIELLREAGARLPTKIGQTIGIVGGIVIGQAAVDAGFTSNILIIAVAISAIASFVIPSYIMSASIRLIRFGFILLAGLWGNFGIVVGIAFLIIHLSGVTNVGTSYVTPIAPFYKKEWLDTFVRGPLWALRKRPVLSKSDNPNRNKMRR
- a CDS encoding proline iminopeptidase-family hydrolase, yielding MNLKEGMIEVTGGKVFYQLHDNGTENTPVIVLHGGPGSSHYSLQGLRILAEDRPVIFYDQLGCGKSDRPTDTSLWTLDRFVEELSQIRNALNLEEFHILGHSWGTTLAAAYYLQKPEGVKSIIFSSPCLSAPLWAEDQEKNRKLLPQEVQEILTRCEENGTTDSEEYKEATKVFNQHFVCRLDPFPEFLKQGAHFKNPEVYNIMWGPSEFHVTGNLKDFDCTGELNNIAVPTLYTCGRYDEATPKSTEYFSSLTRNGKFHVFEQSAHMPYIEEREEYVRVIGGFLKNVD
- a CDS encoding LacI family DNA-binding transcriptional regulator; the encoded protein is MTTIKDIAKAAGVSVTTVSRALNGYSDVNEKTRQKIIEISKELKYSPNTLARSLVMNKSKTIGLLISGLNRGSIKDNFTFEVLVGLNQYVGETDYDLVIFSTTSSKQREKTYSELCRERRVDGVIISGIRTDDPYLREVVDSEIPCVLIDIPIQSDSVGYVTTDNVQGVKKGVQHLIELGHRNIAMVNGHEYAFVSRQRLEGYYQAIEGAGIPINPKWVTNGDFEEKKAEEQALELLSTYPEISAILCASDLMAMGVIKAAKQLGKKVPEELSIVGYDDIILAEHITPALTTIAQDKVQMGFEAAKLLINMLENDNEPHTITLPTELKIRETTSTLRK